The genomic interval GTGGTGCTCCTGGACCTCAACCTTCCCGGCGTGCGCGGCGTCGAGCTGCTGCTGCTGCTGCGACAGGCGCTGCCGCACGCCGAGGTCATCCTGCTCACCGGCCACCTCGACCTCGCCGACAAGATCGAGGGGGTGCGCCTGGACGCGTTCGGGACGCTCCTCAAGCCCGTGGAGCTGCCGGAGCTCATTGCCAAGATCGACGCCGCGCAGGCGAAACGGGTGGCGCATGCCGGGCACTGAGGCGGCCGTGGAGCGCGCGCTGCGCTCGTTCGCCGCGGCG from bacterium carries:
- a CDS encoding response regulator; its protein translation is MPPKAKVLLVDDEREFAEALAERLRLRGYEAQAAFCAAAALEAAAAAPFDVVLLDLNLPGVRGVELLLLLRQALPHAEVILLTGHLDLADKIEGVRLDAFGTLLKPVELPELIAKIDAAQAKRVAHAGH